The genomic interval GCGCTATGCATTCCAAGGCGATTCACAATACGTATGTGAGATAACAAGGAGGCCGATcgattacagtaatccagtctagaagaaACAAACTCACTATTCTGCATCACTGACTTCCTGATTTATGATATATTACGTGGATGAAAAAGGGCAGTCCTTGACACCAGCGTGTCCAGTGTTACCAACTAAAAACTATTCAATGATGTCTAATGTGTAATTGTTCAAGACgatgtgttttaaaatatcCGATTATATTACATGTGTTGTGGTTATATGAGgtctacaaatacaaatatttgatgATAATGAtcaaaaaaatctgaattaaCATGTCAAATCATAGTTTTTGCTGAGATGGACAGTCAATTTTTCTACGTTATTTTGTAATCTACGTAATGACGTCATCACAACATCATTCAGCAACTTCCAGTAACAAACCCGCCCCCGTCCAGCTGCTTCCCCGAGCAGCACCGAGTGTTTCTGATGCCATCGAACGCTCGGAGCTCTAACGCCAGCGAAACGTGATCGATAACTAGTTGGTTGTGTCGGTACGAGATGCGAATGACGCTGCCCAACACTCACAGCTCCAACGTTTAGCAACTTTTCGTTACTTCGGCTTCTTTCTATTGTGTGACCACTATCGTACACATTTATTATCCAAAGTAAAAGCTCTATATCGAGTTCAATCATTCCATGGTTGGAGTCCTATTAAAGTAACAACTGCTCATTTTCAGATGAGTTGTAACAGGTTAATAatcatcttctgtctgtggtttAGTCATTTTAACTCTTAAGTTCATCAACAAGAATtccaataaacacacataatATTTATTCAGCAATGATTTATTAACATTTATGGCTTTTTGTCGACTTCATCAACCTTTAAAACTGCAAAATTAGATTAATATCAAAttataaaaactaaaacattacCTCACCTCAGTGAAGTTGGTTTAGTTTATCAGGAAGCTCGGAACAAAAGACAGACGGTAAATATTTATTAATCTTTCAAAACTTCCCCACAACGTTCTTATTGATGCTTCATAACTGATTAGTTATGCATCAGTAGATCATTTATTAACCATTAATAAAACGGTTAGTCACAACTTGTTAAAGCCTTTATTAGACAACACCTCTaacttacatttttacaaacatttCCAGAACCAGGAATCACATCTGAAACTGGACGTAACAAAAGCACTGGGGTTTGGCATcgagctgtgagtgtgtgtgtgcagacgcgTCACCAAGAGAAAGTTTATAAGACCACACAGTCCGAGTCCTTCTCTCTTCTCCGCGCTCCGCCCTGCTGTGacccgtgacctctgacctggaaACACGGTGACATCATAATCAACACCGGCACAGAAGAAAAGAGCCTCAGGAACATTTACAGTGTGGTGGTCTCACCGCCTGTGCTGCCGCCGGTgatccctgctgctgctgctgctgctgctgctgctgctggtattCCTCCTGTTGGAGTTGTTGGGCCAGCTCCAGGTCACTGAGGGGCCCCGGGGCcccgccctgctgctgctgcagggacacCGCCACCAGGTAGTCCTAAAACCAACAAAGAACACCTGTCCCCACCAGGTAGGTCTCATGGTGCGCTCATAACAAAAGCAAGGAGAGTTTTCTCAATGCTTTACTCGCCGACTATTTGTATTTAATTCAGCAAGTGCGTCTGGTTGACGCTTCCGGCGCTAAACAGGCTGACCAGCGCTCCGTTTGATGACCCGTCTCTCCGTCAGACACtaactaacttacaggcgttcagctcagctgcagagcgtctgtgtgcgtccagCGAGCGGCTGTTTCATAAAGTACATTCACGCTTTgacagcaggacggcggtgatgacgggcggagcatctcaacgctgattggttCCGCAGGACAGCGTCGGGCGAGTATTTTAGGCGGATGAAGCGAATTATTCGCATCGCTGCGCCGCCCGTTGAAAACGTGCTTAGTTCGCAACCATTCGCGTCAGTGCACTGACTTTGCAGGGAATCTTTTCGCTTTGCTCtcggtgtgaacgcagcataagaCCCGTCTCCCCTGGTCTGGTCTCACCTGGTCAATCTGTCTCTGCGCGTCCTGGGCGCCGGGCGGCAGGGTTGTGGTGGGCGGAGCTCTCTGAGGAGGATGACACAGCCTGAAGTCAGAGTCGCAGAAGTTTCCGTCTCCCTCGACGTTATGAAGAGACTCCCAGACCAGCCCCTCCTCCTGGAGGAAGCCCTGATCGGACACCAACAGGTACAGGTGCCCCTGAGAGAAGAGACCGTATTAACATCAGgtaggtgcgtgcgtgcgtgcgtgcgtgtgtgtgtgcgtgtgtgtgtaaaaactattaacaaaaCTTAAGAAACTCCTAAAAAAAAGTTAGACCATGCaactttttatataaaatatctGAAACAGTGTTTTTTCTGCGGCTGAAGGACTTTTTGTCCACTTAACCAACATTGTCTTGCTGGTGCTTGTCCGTGCTGCATTCCACATGTTGATCATCACAGACAACTGGACAGACTGACACGGAGTGAATTGAGTGGAACTCTCGTCCTCTGGACGGGTTTGAATCAGAGTTACTTTGTGTCTGTAGCGAACTTCACATTAGAGCGCCTCAAATGACACGTGGTGTTCCCCAGGGTTCAATACTGGGGCCTCAactgttcaacatctacatgcttccaCCAGCTGGACGACACGCACAGACTGAACAACAGTGTGAAGTATGTGTGTAGGTCCACCTTGTGTTTCAGTATagtactgcagtgtgtgtgtgtgtgtgtgtgtgtgtgtgtgtgtagctccaCCTTATGTTTGATCATGGTACTGAAGTGGTTGTTTCTGAAAAACACAGATATTTCTCCTTCTGTAGCCGTCGTGTTGAGTTCACACAAACCGTGATACGACAGCTGTGTTGCTGTTGACTCCAGGAACTGCTCTGCAAGGAGCcctgcgcgcgcgcacacacacacacacacacacacacacacacacacacacacacacacacacacacacacacacacacacacacacgtcatgtgAAAACGTCTAGATTATTTACCACAAAGCTACATTTTACAGATTACCTGTGAACACATCACAACAACATAATGTTCTCgaagcctgaacgcatcacaatGTAACTAGTCAACCTCCtttgttagctgttagctgtgcTGCAAACATCCTAGTCCAtcttagtcacatgatcaccacTAGAGACTAGAAAAGCATCAAtgaagtcctgtgtgtgtgtgtgtgtgtgtgtgtgtgtgtgtgtgtgtgtgtgtgtgttaccttcaCTAACTCGACTGCTGTCTGATGAGTGTTTGTAGTCGATGATCTTCTCCACCAGCTGGTTGTAGCTCAGCTTCCCGACAGAAGCCTCCATCTCTGGACTCTGAGGGCAACAAATAGGCTCAACTGTGgcgcacacacatccacacacaaacaaacacacagtgtgtaCCTGTGGGTCCACCAGCCAGCCGTGGTACAGCGGGATGTCCAGCAGGTCGAACACGATGCACTCAGGTGTGTACTCGAAGTCCGTCACTCCGGTGAAACGAACGTTAACGTCCAGACCGGTGGAGAGCTTCGGGAGCACGGCCATCGCATCACTCAtgttctgacacacacacacacacacacacacacaggctgaagtTCCAAACACATCTTCGAtttccttcctgtgtgtgagtgtgtgtgtgggggcaccGCCCACACTCTGCTGGTGGGACCatgctcagctgtgtgtgtgtgtgtgtgtgtgtgtgtgtgtgtgtgtgtgtacctgttggAAGTTCAGATCCATCCCGTCAGCCTTGTCTCTGGGTGTAACAGACAAAACACACTCCCCTGCATGTgcatacaagcacacacacacacacacacacaattaaaggAGCATTCGGTGTTTTTCTACATCATAGAATCGTCCAACAGAAATCACAAGTACTCTGAATGAATCAGCTGTTAGTAAAAGGTGAGAATCAGAAGAggctcctgattggctgagactCATCGTACCCAGGTGAGCCATCAGGTCTTCAGTGGTGACCACTTCAGTCTGAGCCGGGAGTTTAGCCTGAAAACACAGGTACGAGTAGCATCACTACAGTGTAGGAATACTAGTCCTGAGGAAGTACAACTATCTACATGTACTTCAAGTACAAAGAGTAAAAGTACTCATTATGTAGAAACACACTGATGCATTAACCTGTCATTGCATTAATGCTGAGCTCATTTTAATGAAGTTGTTTATCATTTATAAATGTAGTGCAAGTATTAAGTAACTTAAAACTGAAATACTCAAGACAAGTAAAGGTACCTCATGAGTTGTACTTAAGGGACGGTTTGGATGTTCGAAGCTCTGAGATGTTAAACGAGTGGCTTTGTGGTTGAGGATCACAGCTTCAGAGAGCACCCACCCAATTACAGCGTCAACTTTTATATATGTATtactttattataaatatatcatTAGATGTGTCTGAAATACATTCACAGTGGTATTTAACACAGTAT from Gasterosteus aculeatus chromosome 10, fGasAcu3.hap1.1, whole genome shotgun sequence carries:
- the mindy1 gene encoding ubiquitin carboxyl-terminal hydrolase MINDY-1 isoform X1, which codes for MAESSTVAPTTTGALVMEDVKGLMVTTATEATNGNGAASAPLPAKVLEEEEEEEATLPNLSSLSSKPGTITAVTTEEESLSDLHRHVKAEGGQDSERETGLDLMSPVLSSGLDWEESSSVVGGSDDQRESTHSTSSLIPGLEPSDGFPVTRGSLDVEDGLTSSCSAVGGGGSPSAEVPRLKEEEMLVSAEVGPVAPPPGTGPASSTAAEAGPSSAAYYLVKWITWKGKKTPIITQSENGPCPLLAIMNTLFLRWKAKLPAQTEVVTTEDLMAHLGECVLSVTPRDKADGMDLNFQQNMSDAMAVLPKLSTGLDVNVRFTGVTDFEYTPECIVFDLLDIPLYHGWLVDPQSPEMEASVGKLSYNQLVEKIIDYKHSSDSSRVSEGLLAEQFLESTATQLSYHGLCELNTTATEGEISVFFRNNHFSTMIKHKGHLYLLVSDQGFLQEEGLVWESLHNVEGDGNFCDSDFRLCHPPQRAPPTTTLPPGAQDAQRQIDQVFFVGFRTTWWRCPCSSSRAGPRGPSVTWSWPNNSNRRNTSSSSSSSSSSRDHRRQHRRSEVTGHSRAERGEERRTRTVWSYKLSLGDASAHTHSQLDAKPQCFCYVQFQM
- the mindy1 gene encoding ubiquitin carboxyl-terminal hydrolase MINDY-1 isoform X2 encodes the protein MAESSTVAPTTTGALVMEDVKGLMVTTATEATNGNGAASAPLPAKVLEEEEEEEATLPNLSSLSSKPGTITAVTTEEESLSDLHRHVKAEGGQDSERETGLDWEESSSVVGGSDDQRESTHSTSSLIPGLEPSDGFPVTRGSLDVEDGLTSSCSAVGGGGSPSAEVPRLKEEEMLVSAEVGPVAPPPGTGPASSTAAEAGPSSAAYYLVKWITWKGKKTPIITQSENGPCPLLAIMNTLFLRWKAKLPAQTEVVTTEDLMAHLGECVLSVTPRDKADGMDLNFQQNMSDAMAVLPKLSTGLDVNVRFTGVTDFEYTPECIVFDLLDIPLYHGWLVDPQSPEMEASVGKLSYNQLVEKIIDYKHSSDSSRVSEGLLAEQFLESTATQLSYHGLCELNTTATEGEISVFFRNNHFSTMIKHKGHLYLLVSDQGFLQEEGLVWESLHNVEGDGNFCDSDFRLCHPPQRAPPTTTLPPGAQDAQRQIDQVFFVGFRTTWWRCPCSSSRAGPRGPSVTWSWPNNSNRRNTSSSSSSSSSSRDHRRQHRRSEVTGHSRAERGEERRTRTVWSYKLSLGDASAHTHSQLDAKPQCFCYVQFQM
- the mindy1 gene encoding ubiquitin carboxyl-terminal hydrolase MINDY-1 isoform X4 — its product is MAESSTVAPTTTGALVMEDVKGLMVTTATEATNGNGAASAPLPAKVLEEEEEEEATLPNLSSLSSKPGTITAVTTEEESLSDLHRHVKAEGGQDSERETGLDWEESSSVVGGSDDQRESTHSTSSLIPGLEPSDGFPVTRGSLDVEDGLTSSCSAVGGGGSPSAEVPRLKEEEMLVSAEVGPVAPPPGTGPASSTAAEAGPSSAAYYLVKWITWKGKKTPIITQSENGPCPLLAIMNTLFLRWKAKLPAQTEVVTTEDLMAHLGECVLSVTPRDKADGMDLNFQQNMSDAMAVLPKLSTGLDVNVRFTGVTDFEYTPECIVFDLLDIPLYHGWLVDPQSPEMEASVGKLSYNQLVEKIIDYKHSSDSSRVSEGLLAEQFLESTATQLSYHGLCELNTTATEGEISVFFRNNHFSTMIKHKGHLYLLVSDQGFLQEEGLVWESLHNVEGDGNFCDSDFRLCHPPQRAPPTTTLPPGAQDAQRQIDQDYLVAVSLQQQQGGAPGPLSDLELAQQLQQEEYQQQQQQQQQQQGSPAAAQAVRGHGSQQGGARRREKDSDCVVL
- the mindy1 gene encoding ubiquitin carboxyl-terminal hydrolase MINDY-1 isoform X3, with the protein product MAESSTVAPTTTGALVMEDVKGLMVTTATEATNGNGAASAPLPAKVLEEEEEEEATLPNLSSLSSKPGTITAVTTEEESLSDLHRHVKAEGGQDSERETGLDLMSPVLSSGLDWEESSSVVGGSDDQRESTHSTSSLIPGLEPSDGFPVTRGSLDVEDGLTSSCSAVGGGGSPSAEVPRLKEEEMLVSAEVGPVAPPPGTGPASSTAAEAGPSSAAYYLVKWITWKGKKTPIITQSENGPCPLLAIMNTLFLRWKAKLPAQTEVVTTEDLMAHLGECVLSVTPRDKADGMDLNFQQNMSDAMAVLPKLSTGLDVNVRFTGVTDFEYTPECIVFDLLDIPLYHGWLVDPQSPEMEASVGKLSYNQLVEKIIDYKHSSDSSRVSEGLLAEQFLESTATQLSYHGLCELNTTATEGEISVFFRNNHFSTMIKHKGHLYLLVSDQGFLQEEGLVWESLHNVEGDGNFCDSDFRLCHPPQRAPPTTTLPPGAQDAQRQIDQDYLVAVSLQQQQGGAPGPLSDLELAQQLQQEEYQQQQQQQQQQQGSPAAAQAVRGHGSQQGGARRREKDSDCVVL